From the Cherax quadricarinatus isolate ZL_2023a chromosome 34, ASM3850222v1, whole genome shotgun sequence genome, one window contains:
- the LOC128693694 gene encoding ankyrin repeat and MYND domain-containing protein 2 codes for MADLGKDKLLPPAGSQEDKPSSDSQENKASSRSKDEPSSDSQEDKPSSDSQEDKPSLDSQEDKPSSDSQENKPSSDSQENKASSRSKDEPSSDSQEDKPSSDSQEDKPSLDSQEDKPSLDSQEDKPSLDSQEDKPSLDSQEDKPSLDSQEDKPSLDSQEDKPSLDSQEDKPSLDSQEDKPSLDSQEDKPSLDSQEDKPSSDSQEDKPSSDSQEDKPSSDSQEDKPSSDSQENKASSRSKDEPSSDSQEDKLSSGSEDKPQPEIIRLVNSGDINAIKNLLLTGEAKVGESDSSGMTALHHAAYKGNANLCKMLLAHGLDVNSDTHDHRYSALHFAALSGSTETVQQLLTAGAKTYHTNTLGRTAAQMAAFVGNHAVVALINNYLPISAVMKYTVPRGLEKEAKLPVIAAKPLYDLIMQVNLHPVKISIFVENSEVLQNNITSAWKVLEIMCEKESKCPENVNEVICMKLHYLAFVLKTLEKELKKLEPMMKQKEFAKDNLIFESIIRKWLRKRQPDGFEEHLEYYIRDAIKSFPYIEMPLFIQLVRNITSGNIGDTFALTILSGCINGQRAFDDNSCSTCGQELESLKRCSKCKSAQYCSRSCQKLHWPIHKKFC; via the exons ATGGCAGACCTTGGTAAGGACAAGCTGCTACCTCCTGCAGGCAGCCAGGAGGACAAGCCATCTTCAGACAGCCAGGAGAACAAGGCATCTTCAAGAAGTAAAGATGAACCATCTTCAGACAGCCAGGAGGATAAACCATCTTCAGACAGCCAGGAGGACAAGCCATCTTTAGACAGCCAGGAGGACAAGCCATCTTCAGACAGCCAGGAGAACAAGCCATCTTCAGACAGCCAGGAGAACAAGGCATCTTCAAGAAGTAAAGATGAACCATCTTCAGACAGCCAGGAGGATAAACCATCTTCAGACAGCCAGGAGGACAAGCCATCTTTAGACAGCCAGGAGGACAAGCCATCTTTAGACAGCCAGGAGGACAAGCCATCTTTAGACAGCCAGGAGGACAAGCCATCTTTAGACAGCCAGGAGGACAAGCCATCTTTAGACAGCCAGGAGGACAAGCCATCTTTAGACAGCCAGGAGGACAAGCCATCTTTAGACAGCCAGGAGGACAAGCCATCTTTAGACAGCCAGGAGGACAAGCCATCTTTAGACAGCCAGGAGGACAAGCCATCTTTAGACAGCCAGGAGGACAAGCCATCTTCAGACAGCCAGGAGGACAAGCCATCTTCAGACAGCCAGGAGGACAAGCCATCTTCAGACAGCCAGGAGGACAAGCCATCTTCAGACAGCCAGGAGAACAAGGCATCTTCAAGAAGTAAAGATGAACCATCTTCAGACAGCCAGGAGGATAAACTCTCTTCAGGCAGTGAGGACAAGCCTCAACCCGAGATCATTAGACTCGTCAATTCCGGCGACATTAATGCCATAAAGAATTTATTGCTGACGGGAGAAGCTAAAGTGGGAGAGAGTGACAGCAGCGGCATGACAGCGCTCCATCATGCTGCCTACAAGGGTAATGCTAACCTCTGTAAGATGCTCCTAGCACAT GGACTAGATGTTAACTCTGATACACATGACCATCGATATTCTGCATTACATTTTGCTGCACTTTCTGGAAGCACAGAGACAGTACAGCAATTATTAACTGCTGGAGCTAAGACCTACCATACCAACACGTTGGGTAGAACTGCTGCGCAGATGGCAGCATTTGTGGGAAACCATGCAGTCGTAGCACTGATAAACAACTATTTGCCTATAAGTGCAGTGATGAAGTATACAGTGCCAAGAGGGCTTGAGAAAGAGGCAAAGCTGCCTGTTATAGCTGCTAAACCCCTCTATGATCTTATCATGCAG GTTAATCTTCATCCAGTGAAAATTTCCATCTTCGTGGAAAATTCAGAAGTGCTTcaaaataatattacaagtgcatGGAAAGTTTTGGAAATTATGTGTGAGAAGGAGAGTAAATGCCCAGAAAATGTTAATGAG GTTATTTGTATGAAGCTTCATTATCTAGCATTTGTTTTAAAGACCCTAGAAAAGGAACTGAAAAAACTTGAGCCCATGATGAAACAAAAAGAATTTGCCAAGGACAACTTAATATTTGAAAGTATCATCAGGAAATGGCTGAGGAAGCGTCAGCCAGATGGATTTGAGGAACATCTGGAATATTACATTAGAGATGCAATAAAGTCTTTTCCATACATTGAAATGCCATTATTTATACAACTTGTCAGAAATATAACTTCAGGAAATATTGGAGACACATTTGCTCTCACTATACTTAGTGGGTGTATAAATGGGCAGCGCGCTTTTGACGATAACTCTTGTTCAACGTGTGGTCAAGAGCTCGAAAGCTTAAAGAGGTGTTCAAAGTGCAAGAGTGCACAATATTGTAGCCGTAGTTGCCAAAAACTTCACTGGCCAATTCACAAGAAGTTCTGTTAA